In Nostoc sp. UHCC 0926, a single genomic region encodes these proteins:
- a CDS encoding DUF3119 family protein produces the protein MPTNKAGFKTVTSSFAPNSTSTVELKPSYNIPIVLVIAAIPLLLVQPLVGSVFTLFGLFLMFQALTLRLQFTATDLDIYRGEKLIRRFPYQEWQNWRIFWSGVPILFYFKEIKSIHFLPILFDPNTLKNCLEQRCPRI, from the coding sequence ATGCCTACTAATAAAGCAGGATTTAAGACTGTGACCAGTTCATTTGCTCCTAACTCCACATCAACTGTGGAACTCAAGCCTAGTTACAATATACCTATAGTGTTGGTGATTGCCGCCATTCCACTACTATTGGTACAACCGTTGGTAGGTTCCGTTTTCACACTGTTTGGTTTGTTTCTCATGTTTCAGGCGTTAACGCTGCGTTTACAATTTACCGCCACCGACTTAGATATTTACAGAGGCGAAAAATTGATTCGGCGCTTTCCCTACCAGGAATGGCAAAACTGGCGGATATTTTGGAGTGGAGTCCCCATCCTGTTTTACTTTAAAGAAATAAAAAGCATTCACTTTTTGCCGATTTTATTTGACCCCAATACCTTGAAAAATTGCTTAGAACAACGTTGTCCACGTATTTAG
- a CDS encoding MlaE family lipid ABC transporter permease subunit produces the protein MNQTTSKSSLGEWSQRLLAAIFLGGQVLVHLLKGKIHRRNTLQQMAAVGPDSLFIALLTAIFVGAVFTIQVAREFINFGAGNIIGGVLSVALTRELAPVLTAVVLAGRVGSAFAAEIGTMRVTEQIDAMLMLRTDPIDYLVIPRVLACCLMLPILTLLSLVTGMFGGLIIAINIYNLSDTVFLDSARNFLGIWDILSAMIKACCFGILIAVIGCSWGLTTTGGAKGVGQSTTTAVVTALLIIFVSNFFLSWLMFQGTGSAFLQGQ, from the coding sequence TTGAACCAGACTACATCCAAATCCAGTTTAGGAGAATGGAGTCAGCGGCTGCTGGCAGCGATTTTTCTGGGTGGGCAAGTACTAGTTCACCTATTGAAGGGCAAAATCCATCGGCGCAATACCTTGCAACAAATGGCAGCAGTTGGGCCAGATTCCCTATTTATTGCTCTATTGACGGCTATTTTCGTTGGCGCAGTGTTTACCATTCAGGTGGCGCGGGAATTTATCAACTTTGGCGCAGGAAACATTATCGGCGGAGTGCTTTCTGTCGCGTTGACACGAGAACTCGCTCCCGTGTTGACAGCAGTGGTTTTGGCGGGGCGAGTCGGTTCTGCCTTTGCAGCCGAAATCGGTACCATGCGGGTCACAGAACAAATCGATGCCATGTTGATGTTAAGAACAGATCCAATCGATTACCTGGTTATCCCCCGCGTCCTTGCTTGCTGTTTAATGCTACCAATTTTAACCCTCTTGTCTTTGGTAACAGGGATGTTCGGGGGATTAATAATTGCGATAAATATTTACAACCTGTCTGATACGGTATTTCTAGACTCAGCCCGTAACTTTCTTGGTATCTGGGATATTTTGAGCGCCATGATTAAGGCGTGTTGCTTTGGCATTTTAATCGCCGTAATTGGTTGCAGTTGGGGGTTGACGACAACAGGAGGAGCCAAAGGTGTAGGACAGTCAACCACAACTGCTGTTGTGACTGCCTTACTGATTATATTTGTTAGCAACTTCTTTCTTTCTTGGTTAATGTTTCAGGGGACTGGCAGTGCATTCTTGCAAGGCCAATAA
- the sppA gene encoding signal peptide peptidase SppA, with protein MIWPFKPKFRKQIARIEITGAIAGATRKRVLEALKTIEEKKFPALLLRIDSPGGTVGDSQEIYSALKRLREKIKIVASFGNISASGGVYIGMGAEHIVANPGTITGSIGVILRGNNLERLLEKIGVSFQVIKSGPYKDILAFDRQLTQPEENILQELIDTSYQQFVQTVADGRSLTVETVKSFADGRIFTGQQALELGVVDRLGTEEDARRWTAELVGLDPEKTLCYTLEERKPLLSRLLPGSRQVSSGIGAGIDWLEFEMSTSGLPLWLYRP; from the coding sequence ATGATCTGGCCGTTTAAGCCCAAGTTTAGAAAACAAATTGCGCGGATTGAAATTACTGGTGCGATCGCCGGTGCTACTCGCAAACGCGTCCTAGAAGCCCTGAAAACTATAGAAGAAAAAAAGTTTCCGGCATTATTGCTACGTATTGATAGTCCTGGCGGTACAGTCGGAGATTCCCAAGAAATCTACAGTGCCCTGAAGCGTTTGCGCGAAAAAATCAAAATCGTCGCTAGCTTTGGCAATATCTCGGCTTCTGGAGGAGTCTACATCGGCATGGGAGCCGAACACATCGTAGCTAACCCAGGTACAATTACGGGTAGTATTGGTGTGATTTTGCGTGGGAATAACTTGGAACGCTTGCTAGAAAAAATCGGTGTTTCCTTCCAGGTAATTAAGTCTGGCCCTTACAAAGACATTTTGGCTTTCGACCGGCAACTGACTCAACCAGAAGAAAATATCCTGCAAGAGTTGATTGACACAAGTTATCAGCAGTTTGTCCAAACGGTAGCTGATGGCCGTTCTTTAACAGTAGAAACTGTGAAAAGTTTCGCCGATGGTCGGATTTTTACTGGACAGCAAGCCCTAGAGTTGGGTGTTGTAGACCGCCTGGGTACAGAAGAAGATGCCCGTCGCTGGACAGCAGAACTGGTCGGTCTTGATCCGGAAAAAACTCTCTGCTATACCCTAGAAGAACGTAAACCTTTATTGAGTCGCCTTTTACCAGGAAGTCGTCAGGTTTCATCAGGAATTGGGGCTGGTATTGATTGGCTCGAATTTGAAATGTCTACCAGTGGTTTACCGTTGTGGTTATATCGTCCCTAG
- the aroH gene encoding chorismate mutase has product MDWQMRAIRGATTASENTVEAIREVVTELLDELENRNQFQPRDMISVTFSVTRDLDVVFPAAIARTRPGWDNVAMLDVQQMHVEGSLQRCIRFLIHAYLPASASIHHIYLRNAASLRPDWSLPQSLQTSQPAVKSKV; this is encoded by the coding sequence GTGGACTGGCAAATGCGGGCTATTCGCGGAGCAACAACTGCTTCAGAAAATACTGTTGAGGCAATCCGAGAGGTGGTGACAGAACTACTAGATGAGCTGGAAAACCGGAATCAATTCCAGCCGAGGGACATGATTAGTGTGACTTTCTCAGTGACACGTGATTTAGACGTAGTTTTTCCAGCTGCGATCGCCAGAACGCGTCCTGGTTGGGATAATGTGGCAATGTTGGATGTGCAGCAAATGCACGTGGAAGGGAGCTTACAGCGCTGCATTCGGTTCTTAATCCACGCCTATCTGCCAGCCTCCGCCTCAATTCATCATATCTATTTACGCAACGCCGCTAGCTTGCGTCCCGACTGGAGTTTGCCCCAGTCTTTACAAACATCACAGCCAGCAGTTAAGTCAAAAGTGTAA
- a CDS encoding papain fold toxin domain-containing protein, producing MMIKASIHSQLSAIAQQFPIFECVPCAIALRQFLIDQNISGKQITLFTGSTEDPFCNIYHKRLRQNISINERHEAIAVEIDGQELIFDNIHSDGISRVDWINNLYCPRFRRQFPNHRNRILS from the coding sequence ATGATGATCAAGGCTAGCATTCATAGTCAACTGAGTGCGATCGCTCAACAGTTCCCAATTTTTGAATGTGTTCCATGTGCGATCGCCTTGCGCCAATTCCTGATTGATCAAAACATTTCTGGTAAACAGATTACCCTGTTTACAGGTAGTACAGAAGATCCTTTCTGCAACATTTACCATAAACGCCTCCGACAAAATATCTCCATCAACGAACGACATGAAGCGATCGCCGTTGAAATTGATGGACAAGAACTCATCTTTGATAACATCCACTCCGACGGAATTTCCAGAGTAGACTGGATTAATAACCTATACTGCCCAAGATTTAGGCGGCAATTTCCAAATCACCGAAATCGAATTTTAAGCTAG
- the crtR gene encoding beta-carotene hydroxylase, whose protein sequence is MLEKIASEAQKPLTIPPKEFLAPPGDFNRTLLLFFVALAMLVLSSFGYWLWEWPHWLCFCVNTIALHCAGTVIHDACHQSAHRNRVMNAMLGHGSALMLAFAFPVFTRVHLQHHGHVNHPKDDPDHYVSTGGPLWLIAVRFLYHEVFFFQRRLWRKYELLEWFISRLIIGVIVYISVQYHFLGYILNFWFIPAFVVGIALGLFFDYLPHRPFAERDRWKNARVYPNPILNILIMGQNYHLIHHLWPSIPWYNYQPAYYVMKPLLDKKGCYQTSGLLQKKDFFEFVYDIFLGIRFDHHKE, encoded by the coding sequence ATGTTAGAGAAGATCGCATCGGAGGCACAAAAGCCACTGACAATCCCACCCAAGGAATTTTTAGCGCCTCCTGGTGATTTCAATCGCACGCTACTGCTGTTTTTCGTAGCTTTGGCAATGCTAGTGTTATCTAGCTTTGGTTACTGGCTTTGGGAATGGCCGCACTGGTTGTGCTTTTGTGTTAACACAATTGCCTTGCATTGTGCTGGGACAGTAATTCACGACGCTTGTCACCAATCTGCCCATCGCAACCGGGTAATGAATGCGATGTTAGGGCATGGCAGTGCATTGATGCTAGCTTTTGCTTTTCCAGTGTTTACGCGGGTGCATTTGCAGCATCATGGCCATGTCAACCATCCCAAAGACGACCCAGATCATTATGTCTCTACGGGTGGACCGCTGTGGCTGATTGCGGTGCGGTTTTTGTACCACGAGGTGTTTTTCTTTCAACGGCGACTGTGGCGTAAATATGAGCTATTGGAATGGTTCATCAGCCGCTTGATTATTGGTGTAATTGTTTATATATCAGTGCAATACCACTTTTTGGGTTATATTCTCAATTTTTGGTTTATACCAGCTTTCGTGGTGGGAATAGCACTGGGATTATTTTTTGACTATTTGCCCCATCGTCCTTTTGCGGAGCGCGATCGCTGGAAAAATGCTCGCGTCTATCCTAATCCAATTCTGAATATTCTGATTATGGGACAGAATTACCACTTAATTCATCATTTGTGGCCTTCTATTCCTTGGTATAATTACCAACCTGCATACTATGTCATGAAGCCACTTTTAGATAAAAAAGGCTGTTATCAAACTTCAGGATTATTACAAAAAAAGGACTTTTTTGAGTTTGTTTATGACATTTTTTTAGGAATTAGGTTTGATCACCACAAAGAATAG
- the pyk gene encoding pyruvate kinase — translation MQLRDSLRRTKIVATIGPATSSPEMLKAIIEAGATTLRLNFSHGTHADHQRSIRLIRQTAFELNQPVAILQDLQGPKIRLGKFDNGSIVVAKGDRFTLTNRPVVGTHEISCVTYDYLAEEVPVGAKILLDDGRVEMVVEEINRDKGDLHCRITVPGKLSNNKGVNFPGVYLSIKAMTDKDREDLMFGLDQGVDWVALSFVRNPQDMIEIKELISSTGKQVPVVAKIEKHEAIEQMEAVLALCDGVMVARGDLGVELPAEDVPVLQKRLIATANRLGIPIITATQMLDSMVSNPRPTRAEVSDVANAILDGTDAVMLSNETAVGDYPVEAVATMARIAERMEQEEAQHSNLRSLRDTRRSIPNAISQAVGQIAEQLGAAAIMTLTQTGATARNVSKFRPQTPILAVTPHVNVARQLQMVWGVKPLLVLGLPSTGQTFQAAINVAQELKLLSEGDLVVMTAGTLQGISGSTDLIKVEVVTAILGHGIGLGQGSVSGRARVANTGMDVSNFNPGDILVAPRTSADFVEAIRKAAGIITEEESLTSHAAVIGLRLGVPVIVGVKQATQVIRDGAIITLDLQRGLIYSGAVRTP, via the coding sequence ATGCAATTAAGAGATTCTCTGCGCCGGACAAAAATTGTCGCTACTATTGGCCCCGCCACTAGCAGTCCTGAAATGCTCAAGGCAATTATTGAAGCGGGAGCCACGACGCTGCGACTAAACTTCTCCCACGGAACTCATGCCGACCATCAGCGTAGTATTCGCTTAATTCGGCAAACCGCCTTTGAACTAAATCAGCCAGTGGCTATTCTCCAAGACTTGCAGGGTCCAAAAATTCGCTTGGGGAAGTTTGACAACGGGTCTATAGTTGTGGCAAAAGGCGATCGCTTCACCTTGACAAATCGTCCGGTAGTCGGTACGCATGAAATTAGCTGCGTCACCTACGATTATTTAGCCGAAGAAGTCCCAGTTGGTGCAAAAATCCTCCTCGATGATGGACGAGTAGAAATGGTTGTGGAGGAGATTAACCGGGACAAAGGTGATTTGCATTGTCGCATTACCGTGCCTGGTAAACTTTCTAACAATAAAGGCGTAAACTTTCCCGGCGTTTACCTGTCAATTAAAGCAATGACCGACAAAGACCGAGAGGATCTGATGTTTGGTCTAGATCAGGGTGTAGATTGGGTGGCACTTTCCTTTGTCCGCAATCCACAGGACATGATCGAAATTAAAGAGCTAATTTCCAGTACAGGCAAGCAAGTGCCAGTGGTTGCCAAAATTGAAAAACATGAAGCCATCGAACAAATGGAGGCGGTTCTGGCTTTGTGTGATGGCGTCATGGTTGCCAGAGGCGATTTGGGTGTGGAATTGCCAGCGGAAGATGTCCCTGTACTCCAAAAGCGGCTAATTGCGACAGCAAATCGCTTGGGGATTCCCATCATCACCGCCACCCAAATGTTAGACAGCATGGTGAGCAATCCCCGTCCCACTCGCGCGGAAGTGTCGGATGTGGCAAATGCGATTCTAGATGGCACAGATGCTGTAATGCTCTCCAATGAAACTGCTGTCGGCGACTATCCAGTAGAAGCCGTGGCGACGATGGCGCGGATTGCCGAGCGCATGGAGCAGGAGGAAGCCCAACACTCAAACCTACGTTCTTTGAGAGATACCCGGCGCTCCATTCCCAACGCTATTAGTCAAGCTGTAGGTCAAATTGCCGAACAACTAGGTGCAGCGGCAATCATGACGCTAACGCAAACTGGGGCAACAGCTCGCAATGTCTCTAAGTTCCGCCCCCAGACACCGATTTTGGCAGTGACACCCCATGTGAATGTGGCGCGGCAGCTACAGATGGTATGGGGAGTAAAACCGCTGTTAGTGCTAGGATTACCTTCCACTGGTCAGACATTTCAAGCTGCGATTAATGTGGCTCAGGAGCTTAAGTTACTGTCTGAGGGAGATTTAGTAGTGATGACTGCTGGCACACTCCAGGGAATTTCTGGCTCCACAGATTTGATTAAGGTTGAGGTGGTGACGGCAATACTAGGTCACGGAATTGGACTGGGACAAGGTTCAGTTAGTGGTCGCGCCCGGGTGGCTAATACTGGCATGGATGTAAGTAACTTTAATCCCGGAGACATATTGGTTGCACCCCGCACTAGTGCCGATTTTGTCGAGGCAATTCGGAAAGCTGCCGGGATTATTACCGAAGAGGAAAGTCTCACTAGTCACGCAGCAGTCATTGGCTTGCGTCTCGGTGTGCCAGTGATTGTCGGCGTGAAGCAGGCAACGCAGGTGATTCGGGATGGAGCGATTATAACGCTGGATCTGCAACGGGGTTTGATTTACTCTGGGGCAGTGAGAACGCCTTAG
- a CDS encoding M61 family metallopeptidase: MTEATATRPNIYVQETGPTIHYLVAMSQPETHLFEVTLRLVDYHSPILDLKLPVWTPGSYLVREYAKNLQDFGAFAEGKPLPWRKISKNHWQVDKKAVSELTVRYRIFANELSVRTNHLDPSHGYFNGAALFFRITGWENQPIRVTIVPPRLEWQVTTALPPVGEETNTFLAGDFDTLVDTPFEIGSHQLYKFEVLGKPHELAIWGQGNFQAQQMIADIQKIVQVEAQMFGGLPYERYVFLLHLFSQAFGGLEHKNSCSLIYQRFGFRAQDKYDRFIQLVAHEFFHLWNVKRIRPKALEVFDYDQENYTPSLWFCEGTTSYYDLLIPLRAGIFDIQSYLNNLGKEITRYETTPGRKVQPVSESSFDAWIKLYRPDANSGNSQISYYLKGEMVSLLLDLLIRSTHDNQRSLDDVMLKMWQQFGKDEIGYTPEQLQEVIESVAGIDLTDFFKRYIDGTDDLPLNQYLEPFGLELVADQQEEPYLGVRINTENGREMIKFVEAGSPAQIGGIDPGDELLAIDGIKVTGNSLSDRLKDYQPSDTIEVTVFHQDELRTYSITLASPRPTRYQVKPVEHPDSMQQQNFAGWLGVAIATV; this comes from the coding sequence ATGACTGAAGCAACAGCAACTCGTCCCAATATCTATGTTCAGGAAACCGGGCCAACGATTCATTACCTGGTGGCAATGTCTCAACCAGAAACCCATCTGTTTGAGGTGACTTTACGCCTTGTGGATTACCACTCGCCGATTCTCGATTTAAAGCTACCAGTGTGGACACCTGGTTCCTACTTAGTCCGCGAATACGCCAAGAATTTACAGGATTTTGGGGCTTTTGCAGAAGGTAAACCTTTACCTTGGCGGAAGATCAGTAAAAATCACTGGCAGGTAGATAAAAAGGCTGTTTCAGAATTAACTGTACGTTACCGCATTTTTGCGAATGAGCTATCGGTACGGACAAATCACTTAGATCCAAGCCACGGTTATTTTAACGGTGCGGCACTATTTTTTAGAATAACGGGCTGGGAGAACCAACCCATTCGCGTCACTATCGTACCGCCACGCCTGGAATGGCAGGTAACTACTGCCTTGCCACCCGTTGGTGAGGAAACGAATACTTTCTTGGCTGGCGATTTTGATACTCTTGTTGATACTCCCTTTGAGATTGGTAGCCACCAATTGTATAAATTTGAGGTTTTGGGAAAACCCCATGAACTGGCAATCTGGGGACAGGGAAATTTCCAAGCCCAGCAGATGATTGCTGATATCCAAAAAATTGTCCAGGTAGAAGCGCAGATGTTCGGTGGTTTGCCCTATGAACGATACGTGTTTCTGCTACATTTATTTAGCCAAGCTTTTGGCGGTTTGGAGCATAAAAACTCTTGCTCCTTAATTTACCAGCGTTTTGGGTTTCGCGCTCAGGATAAGTACGATCGCTTTATCCAATTGGTAGCACACGAGTTCTTTCACTTGTGGAATGTCAAGCGAATTCGCCCCAAAGCATTAGAGGTTTTTGATTACGACCAGGAAAACTATACACCATCATTGTGGTTTTGTGAGGGTACTACCAGTTACTACGACTTGTTAATTCCTTTACGGGCAGGAATTTTTGATATTCAGTCGTATTTGAATAACTTGGGCAAGGAAATTACCAGATATGAAACGACACCGGGGCGCAAGGTACAACCCGTTTCCGAGTCGAGTTTTGATGCCTGGATAAAACTCTATCGCCCAGATGCCAATAGCGGTAATTCCCAAATTTCCTACTATTTAAAAGGAGAAATGGTATCCCTGTTGCTGGATTTACTGATTCGCTCTACTCACGATAATCAGCGCTCTCTTGATGACGTGATGCTGAAAATGTGGCAGCAATTTGGGAAAGATGAAATTGGATATACCCCAGAACAGTTGCAGGAAGTTATAGAATCTGTTGCAGGAATCGATTTGACTGATTTCTTTAAACGCTACATTGATGGCACTGACGATTTGCCCTTGAATCAGTACTTAGAACCCTTTGGCTTGGAGTTGGTAGCTGATCAGCAGGAAGAACCTTACCTGGGTGTGAGAATAAATACAGAGAATGGGCGGGAGATGATTAAGTTTGTGGAGGCGGGTTCACCTGCACAAATAGGGGGAATTGATCCAGGTGATGAGTTGTTAGCAATTGATGGGATTAAGGTAACGGGGAATAGTTTAAGCGATCGCCTCAAAGATTACCAACCAAGCGATACAATTGAAGTCACAGTTTTCCACCAAGACGAACTGCGTACCTATTCCATCACCCTCGCCTCACCACGTCCGACTCGATATCAGGTAAAACCTGTTGAGCATCCTGACTCCATGCAGCAGCAAAACTTTGCTGGATGGCTTGGGGTAGCGATCGCAACTGTTTGA
- a CDS encoding cellulase family glycosylhydrolase has translation MQVIHKNKPRRLRLHKQLLIFSLSLIVFLVIILTKAPANIQLDASRAATPIELPLSTIGRRIVDAKGKVVLPRGVNWFGMETDTHAPDGLWKRDYKEMLAQIKSLGYNLIRLPYSVAGLRSLNVSGIDFGIGSNKELQGKTPLEIMDLLIQEAERQGLLILLDSHRLNDQQISELWYGDGFTEADWIDTWKMLAIRYKNQANVIGADLKNEPHGQASWGDNNINTDWRLAAERAGNAILSVNPNWLIVVEGVEKNVPGQKLPQHWHGGNLEGVKRYPVRLSRSHKLVYSPHEYGAGVYNQPYFSASNFPQNLIYRWQIGFNYIASENIAPILIGEFGGRKVDLNSQEGIWQNELVKYIQKNNLSFTYWSWNPNSSDTGGILLDDWQSVDLPKQQLLSQLLPSVQLQQPDQPSNPPVSPTPTPSVSPSPIGAAQLKVTTDIYSNWETGFCVRFKITNQGNIKVNNWQLAFQMNQAKINNSWNADFKQQGAIQYLVTPLDWGKTIEPNQVRDTGFCANKLGSDYQPQQIAAVLI, from the coding sequence ATGCAAGTTATCCATAAAAATAAACCAAGAAGATTGAGGTTACATAAGCAATTACTGATATTTTCCTTAAGTTTAATAGTATTTTTAGTAATTATTTTGACTAAGGCACCTGCTAATATTCAGCTAGATGCTTCTAGGGCTGCGACGCCAATAGAGCTACCACTTTCAACAATTGGTAGAAGAATTGTGGATGCGAAAGGCAAGGTTGTATTACCCAGAGGTGTTAACTGGTTTGGTATGGAGACTGATACGCACGCCCCTGACGGTTTATGGAAACGAGATTATAAAGAAATGTTGGCGCAGATTAAAAGCTTGGGATATAACCTCATCCGGTTACCTTATTCTGTGGCAGGATTGCGATCACTTAATGTAAGTGGCATTGACTTTGGAATTGGCAGCAACAAAGAACTTCAAGGTAAAACCCCCTTGGAGATAATGGACTTACTTATTCAGGAAGCAGAACGTCAAGGATTGCTAATTCTGCTCGACAGCCACCGCCTCAACGACCAGCAAATTTCAGAATTGTGGTATGGAGACGGCTTTACGGAAGCAGACTGGATCGATACTTGGAAAATGTTAGCCATTAGATACAAAAATCAAGCTAACGTTATTGGCGCAGACTTAAAAAATGAACCTCACGGCCAAGCTAGCTGGGGTGATAACAACATCAATACTGACTGGCGATTAGCAGCAGAACGCGCAGGCAATGCGATTCTCAGTGTTAATCCTAATTGGCTGATTGTCGTTGAAGGAGTGGAAAAGAATGTCCCTGGTCAAAAACTGCCACAGCATTGGCATGGTGGAAATTTAGAAGGTGTGAAACGCTACCCAGTACGTTTATCTCGTTCTCATAAGCTAGTCTATTCTCCTCATGAGTACGGCGCTGGGGTGTACAATCAGCCCTACTTTTCTGCCTCTAACTTCCCTCAAAATCTAATTTATCGCTGGCAAATAGGATTTAACTATATCGCTAGTGAGAATATTGCTCCCATCTTGATTGGGGAGTTTGGGGGACGGAAAGTAGACTTAAATTCCCAAGAAGGAATTTGGCAAAATGAGTTGGTGAAATACATTCAAAAAAATAACTTGAGCTTTACTTACTGGAGTTGGAATCCTAATAGTAGTGATACAGGCGGAATTTTACTAGATGATTGGCAAAGTGTTGATCTACCCAAGCAGCAATTACTGTCCCAACTGCTTCCATCTGTACAACTTCAACAGCCAGACCAACCGAGTAATCCTCCTGTTTCCCCAACTCCTACTCCTTCTGTCTCTCCATCTCCTATTGGTGCTGCCCAACTAAAAGTTACTACTGACATCTATTCCAACTGGGAAACCGGATTTTGTGTCAGGTTTAAAATTACAAATCAGGGCAATATCAAGGTTAACAACTGGCAACTGGCGTTTCAGATGAATCAAGCTAAGATTAATAACTCTTGGAACGCAGATTTTAAGCAGCAAGGAGCGATACAGTATCTAGTGACTCCTTTGGACTGGGGAAAAACAATTGAACCAAATCAAGTACGGGATACTGGCTTTTGTGCCAATAAACTTGGTTCTGACTACCAGCCGCAGCAAATAGCCGCCGTCTTGATTTGA
- a CDS encoding porin, with product MSEKSSAQINPSQLQTSDYQLGLTEPLPVPKLPVKKSQSQSGSQTLTPPPVTTGVAVAPIANPVDKVVQPKPVNDLQQLESVFIQQQVTGKAPAAAHTSVAPRVAAGGDTSDLNLGLQAQIKDSEPPISSVVTPLPPLANSSATQEFTAPAAPTFNQLLSSQTAPLPPLPNLPATQEFTAPTAPTFNQQLLNPQTTPSVPSPTPTPSTAVSVTTQQRRQLTSSSLREPSLQFQGVYITQGSDTSARARVTGVYPLSPQALVGATLDLTSQGSSLDDSRNEGLNFNELYLATSLAGVPNLRFVIGQIDLTSYFDNNSFAKDGASQFFNPVFQTNPALAATGISSRTGLLADWSVTDNIEAKAAVFSSANKIGEFSLDGFAGEIGIRYGNAIIRGTYASDRDAGVRDSFLESFSIPRGNNQFGPEPNDREEAYGVNAEVFIPNLKLGLFGRYGRYENRTLGEGANTYVLGASFLDLFTPDDKLGIAYGRPLSNDRLRRGDSPDVLEMFYDFKFISNLRIGFSVQARDDFSETVFGIRVKSDFDVTPRGRIAQ from the coding sequence ATGAGCGAAAAGTCTTCAGCTCAAATCAACCCATCTCAGCTACAGACTAGCGACTACCAATTGGGCTTAACAGAACCCCTACCAGTGCCTAAATTACCTGTCAAGAAGAGTCAATCGCAGTCAGGGTCGCAAACATTGACTCCTCCACCTGTAACGACTGGTGTCGCAGTTGCACCGATCGCCAATCCAGTGGACAAAGTTGTGCAACCCAAACCAGTCAACGATCTCCAACAACTGGAGAGTGTCTTCATCCAGCAGCAGGTAACTGGAAAAGCCCCGGCAGCAGCACATACTTCTGTTGCACCACGAGTGGCAGCAGGTGGGGACACTTCTGACCTTAATTTAGGATTGCAGGCACAGATAAAGGACTCAGAGCCACCAATTAGCTCAGTTGTAACTCCACTGCCACCACTGGCCAACTCATCTGCAACACAAGAATTCACTGCACCGGCAGCACCAACATTTAATCAACTACTCAGTTCCCAAACAGCCCCCCTGCCGCCACTTCCTAACTTGCCTGCAACGCAAGAATTCACTGCACCAACAGCACCAACTTTTAATCAACAATTACTCAATCCACAGACAACACCATCAGTCCCTAGTCCAACTCCCACACCAAGCACAGCAGTATCAGTAACTACTCAACAACGCCGCCAACTCACTAGCAGTAGTTTGAGGGAACCCTCTTTACAATTCCAAGGAGTTTATATCACCCAAGGCAGCGACACCTCAGCCCGGGCGAGAGTCACGGGAGTCTACCCACTTTCTCCCCAAGCTTTGGTTGGGGCAACCCTGGACTTAACCAGCCAAGGCAGCAGCTTGGATGATTCCCGAAACGAGGGTTTGAACTTCAACGAGCTTTATTTGGCGACTTCACTAGCAGGAGTACCTAATCTGCGGTTTGTGATCGGTCAAATAGATTTAACGTCTTATTTTGATAACAACAGCTTTGCTAAAGATGGGGCCAGTCAATTCTTTAATCCGGTGTTTCAAACCAACCCAGCACTGGCGGCGACAGGGATTAGTTCACGCACTGGTTTGTTAGCGGATTGGAGTGTCACCGACAATATTGAAGCCAAAGCAGCAGTCTTTTCATCAGCAAACAAAATCGGTGAATTTTCTTTAGATGGATTTGCTGGAGAAATCGGCATCCGTTATGGCAATGCGATTATTCGTGGTACTTATGCCAGCGATCGCGACGCTGGTGTTCGTGATAGCTTCCTCGAAAGCTTTAGCATTCCCAGAGGTAACAATCAATTTGGCCCTGAACCAAACGATCGCGAAGAAGCATATGGTGTCAACGCCGAAGTCTTTATTCCCAATCTGAAATTAGGTTTGTTTGGGCGCTATGGTCGCTACGAAAACCGCACTTTAGGAGAGGGTGCAAATACTTACGTCTTGGGAGCTAGTTTTTTGGATCTGTTTACCCCAGATGACAAACTAGGAATAGCTTATGGACGCCCTCTTTCTAACGATCGCCTCCGTCGTGGAGACAGTCCTGATGTATTGGAAATGTTCTATGATTTTAAATTTATTTCCAATCTCCGGATAGGCTTTTCAGTTCAGGCACGTGATGATTTCTCTGAAACAGTCTTCGGGATCAGGGTGAAATCAGATTTTGATGTCACTCCCAGAGGGAGAATTGCTCAATGA